A genome region from Eremothecium gossypii ATCC 10895 chromosome VII, complete sequence includes the following:
- the SPT2 gene encoding Spt2p (Syntenic homolog of Saccharomyces cerevisiae YER161C (SPT2)) yields MSFLAKLSQLKKSTTSSTDTGSGSKATKKEDNPSLDFKSPILPEYYVRKEDPAIRRLKEKRRQEQLRKGTLKKASSQRRSKANGGEVASGGVRQEGSTRWKLPRPKSTVVAAAAPAPPLKKLSFEELMKQAEEKAKSPAASGKRTAPAGPSAPAVSKPGFKPRSNSGAAVVGGKVAGADKGARNGGADRTAHAPNSARGMKAKQAIAIDLPSGGGLAKPNEKLRRILEKQERRKRSAGEYEEDDSDLDDFIADDDGEEEGGSYGYDKEEIWSIFNKGRRRLYQEDDDNDFDDDMEANEMEILEEEDYSSKMARREDKMEEEWIRKYEREKKKRKRGA; encoded by the coding sequence ATGAGCTTTCTGGCCAAGCTGTCACAGTTGAAGAAAAGCACGACTAGCAGTACAGACACCGGTTCTGGCTCGAAGGCCACGAAAAAGGAGGACAACCCATCGCTAGACTTTAAAAGCCCTATTCTGCCAGAGTACTATGTTAGGAAGGAAGATCCGGCTATCCGGCGGCTGAAGGAGAAACGGCggcaggagcagctgcgcaaggGTACGTTGAAGAAGGCTAGCAGTCAGCGGCGGAGTAAGGCCAACGGCGGCGAGGTGGCGAGCGGCGGCGTGAGGCAGGAAGGGAGCACGAGGTGGAAGCTACCGCGGCCGAAGAGCACGGTGGTGGCTGCTGCCGCACCTGCGCCTCCGCTGAAAAAGCTGAGCTTTGAAGAGCTGATGAAACAGGCGGAAGAAAAAGCGAAGTCCCCTGCTGCGAGCGGCAAGCGCACGGCGCCAGCCGGGCCATCGGCGCCAGCAGTCAGCAAGCCTGGCTTTAAGCCGCGGTCCAATTCTGGCGCGGCAGTTGTAGGCGGCAAGGTAGCGGGTGCAGATAAGGGAGCACGCAATGGCGGCGCTGACCGGACAGCACACGCGCCTAACTCGGCACGTGGCATGAAGGCCAAACAGGCTATTGCGATAGACTTACCATCGGGCGGCGGGCTTGCGAAGCCCAATGAAAAGCTGCGGAGGATTCTGGAAAAGCAAGAGCGCAGGAAACGGTCTGCTGGTGAGTACGAGGAGGATGACTCCGATCTCGATGACTTCATCGCCGATGACGATggcgaagaagaaggtgGCAGCTATGGTTATGACAAAGAAGAGATTTGGTCAATATTCAACAAGGGACGCCGGCGACTCTACCAGGAGGATGATGACAACGACTTTGACGATGACATGGAGGCCAATGAAATGGAGATCTTGGAAGAGGAGGACTATTCAAGTAAAATGGCACGGCGGGAAGATAAGATGGAAGAGGAGTGGATACGAAAGTACGAGCGtgagaagaagaagagaaaGAGAGGCGCATAA
- the RAD4 gene encoding Rad4p (Syntenic homolog of Saccharomyces cerevisiae YER162C (RAD4)), which translates to MRRADLWAMVGALGPGPSCLVHAVYSGQGTGKEVRARRDSTGEQAHSSSMEGKLPEHYFELVREAVAAEPAARHGPKRRRTAAGVAAAESAGPGSVASDDEGSTQSEEEYDSEDFEDVEAETDAAGDVSVTLAASRARPARAKVVDSETRAFRRSFHMLHVAALLAHYHVRNTWLNDGRLQSRLAALVPDEVYASMHPERDEQLPLRSTRKLLDALRKCMKLWEKHCKRIIGRDGGLYMRPWAQLGQRYSSGAALLTRKAFNRALQKGAPMPRSVAQEGFVALLRGCGLNARLVASLQPPDLTDMKPAGDARGSDPPGDSEDDTDKYEFPLVWCEVWDRYSKAWITVDPLCKQLVEQVRNKSKLEPTGKFARFNQMRYVVGFDRKMGCRDITRRYCAQYNAKVRRRRITRDTHGAAWYDALLRALHQRKRMKTDDYEDEYFARRDEVEGIPNNMADLRNHPHYVLEKDLRQHEILRPGTEQCGYVRFKTTKRSAGSTLKVFRRTDIVPCYSGRHWFLQGKVLRKNCRAAKTVIVKDHRTGESEEERLYPESETEPYVPPPVAPDGTIPTNSFGNIDIYKPSMIPAGCVLIENPNAVRAAAFIGVPFAKAVTGFSFERGRTVKPKFSGVVVQSCYRDAVCAMIDGIETIGDEARMQERELGALQSWALLLAQLRVKQRLIDRHGAVSEHTSDSDSEPEASDTEAGGFFPDDSASPVPRSPPIRAPSEPVAEPAASPLQTAVELEDEFAEFIDELGSYSEHSNTD; encoded by the coding sequence atGCGCAGAGCAGACCTGTGGGCCATGGTGGGTGCATTGGGGCCAGGGCCGAGCTGTCTTGTGCATGCGGTTTACAGTGGGCAAGGAACAGGCAAAGAAGTTCGCGCGCGCAGGGACAGTACGGGCGAGCAGGCGCACAGTAGCAGCATGGAGGGGAAATTGCCAGAACACTACTTCGAGCTGGTCCGCGAGGCGGTGGCCGCGGAGCCGGCGGCGCGACATGGTCCcaagcggcggcggacggCGGCAGGCGTTGCCGCGGCGGAGTCCGCGGGGCCGGGCTCAGTGGCGAGCGATGACGAGGGTAGCACACAGAGCGAGGAGGAGTACGACAGCGAGGACTTCGAGGACGTGGAGGCGGAGACCGACGCGGCGGGGGACGTGTCGGTGACGCTGGCGGCGAGCCGCGCGAGACCAGCGCGCGCCAAGGTGGTGGACTCAGAGACGCGGGCGTTCCGACGCAGTTTCCACATGCTACACGTGGCGGCGCTACTGGCGCACTACCACGTGCGCAACACATGGCTGAACGACGGCAGGCTGCAGTcgcggctggcggcgctggTGCCGGACGAGGTCTACGCCAGCATGCACCCGGAGCGCGAtgagcagctgccgctgcgctCCACGCGGAAGCTGTTGGATGCCTTGCGCAAGTGCATGAAGCTGTGGGAGAAGCACTGCAAGCGCATCATAGGGCGGGACGGTGGACTGTATATGCGGCCATGGGCGCAGCTGGGGCAGCGCTATTCGTCCGGCGCCGCGCTACTGACGCGCAAGGCTTTCAACAGGGCGCTGCAGAAGGGCGCTCCCATGCCGCGAAGCGTTGCCCAGGAGGGGTTTGTGGCGCTGCTGAGGGGCTGCGGGCTGAACGCGCGGCTTGTTGCAAGCTTGCAGCCCCCTGATCTGACGGACATGAAGCCCGCGGGCGACGCACGTGGATCCGACCCGCCGGGAGACAGCGAGGACGACACTGACAAATACGAATTCCCGCTGGTCTGGTGCGAGGTCTGGGATCGCTACAGCAAGGCGTGGATCACTGTGGATCCGCTGTGCAAGCAGCTCGTCGAGCAGGTGCGGAACAAGTCCAAGCTGGAGCCCACGGGAAAGTTCGCGCGCTTCAACCAGATGCGCTATGTGGTTGGCTTCGACCGCAAGATGGGCTGCCGCGATATCACGCGCCGCTACTGCGCCCAGTACAATGCCAaggtgcggcggcggcgcatCACGCGGGACACGCACGGTGCCGCGTGGTAcgacgcgctgctgcgcgcacTGCACCAGCGGAAGCGTATGAAGACGGACGACTACGAGGATGAGTACTTTGCACGTCGCGACGAGGTCGAGGGCATTCCCAATAACATGGCCGATCTGCGCAATCACCCGCACTACGTGTTGGAGAAGGACCTGAGGCAGCACGAGATACTGCGTCCGGGCACCGAGCAGTGCGGCTATGTGCGCTTCAAGACGACCAAGCGCTCCGCAGGGAGCACGCTGAAGGTATTCAGGCGCACGGACATCGTTCCCTGCTACTCTGGCCGCCATTGGTTTCTACAGGGGAAAGTGCTGCGCAAGAACTGCCGCGCAGCCAAAACCGTTATAGTCAAGGACCACCGCACGGGCGAGTCCGAGGAAGAGCGGCTGTACCCAGAGTCAGAGACCGAACCGTACGTTCCACCGCCCGTGGCGCCTGATGGTACGATCCCCACCAACTCCTTTGGCAATATCGACATCTACAAGCCCTCTATGATCCCGGCGGGCTGCGTGCTGATCGAAAACCCCAACGCAGTCCGCGCAGCCGCGTTCATTGGCGTCCCATTTGCAAAGGCCGTCACGGGCTTCTCGTTCGAGCGTGGCCGGACGGTCAAGCCTAAGTTTTCCGGCGTCGTCGTCCAGTCCTGCTATCGCGACGCCGTGTGCGCCATGATCGACGGTATCGAGACCATCGGCGATGAAGCCCGCATGCAGGAACGAGAATTGGGCGCGCTGCAGTCTTGGGCGCTGCTACTTGCCCAGCTCCGCGTCAAGCAACGCCTCATCGATCGCCACGGTGCTGTATCAGAGCACACCTCGGATTCAGATTCAGAGCCCGAGGCCTCCGATACAGAGGCGGGTGGCTTCTTCCCTGACGACTCAGCCTCACCCGTGCCTCGTTCGCCACCGATCCGGGCGCCGAGCGAGCCAGTGGCCGAGCCCGCCGCCTCGCCACTGCAGACAGCAGTCGAGCTGGAAGACGAGTTCGCTGAGTTCATTGACGAGCTGGGCAGCTACAGCGAGCACAGTAACACAGACTAG
- the CKB1 gene encoding casein kinase 2 regulatory subunit CKB1 (Syntenic homolog of Saccharomyces cerevisiae YGL019W (CKB1)): MSFMEDVSDVSESSNYDEWITSFCSRFGHEFFCQVPTEFIEDDFNLTGLSAEVPHYRRALDLILDLESLSEEDEDGVAASAGAASNGGDHSNGTSVRQAAHADGQPINKSIIDHCAEQLYGLIHARYILTKQGLQAMAEKFDHKEFGTCPRYYCGGMQLLPCGLSDTLGKNTVRLYCASCQDLYLPHSSRHLCLEGAFWGTSFPGVFLKHFKELEDYVEQKNKNVYRLRIFGFPVAKESISGPRMEWLRQYPSTEAEWQEFEKCEYEILKLEDQE, encoded by the coding sequence ATGTCGTTCATGGAGGATGTATCTGATGTCAGCGAGTCTAGTAACTACGACGAATGGATCACGAGCTTTTGCTCCCGGTTCGGGCACGAATTCTTCTGCCAGGTGCCCACGGAGTTCATCGAGGACGACTTCAACCTGACGGGTCTGTCCGCAGAGGTGCCGCACTACCGGCGCGCGCTGGACCTGATCCTGGACCTGGAGTCGCTGtcggaggaggacgaggatgGGGTTGCGGCCAGCGCGGGGGCGGCCAGCAACGGCGGGGACCACAGCAACGGCACCAGCGtgcggcaggcggcgcACGCGGATGGGCAGCCCATTAACAAGTCCATCATCGACCACTGCGCGGAGCAGCTGTACGGCCTGATCCACGCGCGCTACATTCTGACCAAGCAAGGCCTGCAGGCGATGGCGGAAAAGTTCGACCACAAGGAGTTCGGGACATGTCCGCGCTACTACTGCGGCGGCATGCAGCTGTTGCCGTGCGGGCTCAGCGACACGCTCGGCAAGAACACGGTGCGGCTGTACTGCGCGTCGTGCCAGGACCTGTACCTGCCCCACTCGAGCCGGCACCTGTGTCTGGAGGGCGCCTTCTGGGGCACGAGCTTCCCGGGCGTGTTCCTCAAGCACTTCAAGGAGCTCGAGGACTACGTCGAGCAGAAGAACAAGAACGTCTACCGCCTGCGCATCTTCGGCTTCCCCGTGGCCAAGGAGTCGATCTCCGGTCCGCGCATGGAGTGGCTCAGACAGTACCCCTCCACCGAGGCCGAGTGGCAGGAGTTCGAAAAGTGTGAATACGAGATCCTCAAGCTCGAGGACCAGGAGTGA
- the JAC1 gene encoding J-type chaperone JAC1 (Syntenic homolog of Saccharomyces cerevisiae YGL018C (JAC1)), with protein MRRALVMAGAWRRAGAAAPRRWYGARADENPFRAFPATFPSGEPQWDVDVRRLRREYRQLQGQHHPDVAGGTDEAAQRLNRAYGTLVRPLARAQFLLARQGVDVTADATAQEIMQRDPGLLMRVLDVHEQLEELESEADVRRLREENRARMAGVEAELGRAFAARAWDRAAQLAVELRYWDNVESAVREWEPGTVPHVKH; from the coding sequence ATGCGCAGGGCACTAGTGATGGCAGGCGCgtggcggcgggcgggcgccgctgccccgcggcggtggtacggggcgcgcgcggacgAGAATCCGTTCCGCGCCTTCCCGGCGACGTTTCCCTCTGGGGAGCCGCAGTGGGACGTGgacgtgcggcggctgcggcgcgagtaccggcagctgcagggCCAGCACCATCCGGACGTGGCAGGCGGGACGGACGAggccgcgcagcggctGAACCGCGCATACGGGACGCTGGTACggccgctggcgcgcgcgcagtTCCTGCTGGCGCGCCAGGGTGTGGACGTGACGGCGGACGCGACGGCGCAGGAGATCATGCAGCGGGACCCGGGGCTCCTGATGCGCGTGCTGGACGtgcacgagcagctggaggagctggagagcgaggcagacgtgcggcggctgcgTGAGGAGAACCGGGCGCGCATGGCGGGGGTGGAGGCGGAGCTGGGGCGCGCGTTCGCGGCGCGCGCATGGGACCGCGCGGCACAGCTGGCGGTGGAACTGCGGTACTGGGACAACGTGGAGAGCGCGGTGCGCGAATGGGAGCCGGGCACGGTGCCGCACGTGAAACACTAG
- the ATE1 gene encoding arginyltransferase (Syntenic homolog of Saccharomyces cerevisiae YGL017W (ATE1)), which yields MELNDRLIISKPLYISEAADPQCGYCKGRKDSKNNYACESWHERYAAGGGAALRTATIGLQAELLPVQVYDELCNMGFRRSGDFVYKTDPLRNCCRMYTIRTSMAQLHASKELRSCVKRFLRHIGAGAGGHGVEALVAAEQASTRFCTRFEPARFTQEKYELFVRYQRAVHHDTGTIEPLQFNKFLCESPFPEDVVLGTAEEWAELNGWRSARPGQRFRRVGPVHECYYFDGKLIALGVSDFLPSGVSSVYFIWDPDYSKWSLGKLSALREMAIVERIGRSYYYLGYYIEDCPKMKYKAKYGGELLDVCNNQYLPLRVLEPFIEHGRFFVLDRAEPDADCSDDEAGDDPLSELPLDDRARLDPAAPLRDVVERIYGASGGAFAAANQAVEGLVDLGVEYTPQLDVGLFPSETPDLRDCLADVYQLPNVVPGLVPLWQILKILKSGEIRHINTKLMIYDTRLGRVRLVRDFHQEAKTTKRVICNVIRLIGLKNTANSLIVI from the coding sequence atgGAGCTGAACGACAGACTGATCATCTCAAAGCCGCTATACATCAGCGAGGCGGCGGACCCGCAGTGCGGGTACTGCAAGGGCCGGAAGGACAGCAAGAACAACTACGCGTGCGAGTCATGGCACGAGCGGTACGCGGCGGGGGGCGGGGCGGCGTTGCGGACGGCGACGATCGGGCTGCAGGCGGAGTTGCTGCCGGTGCAGGTGTACGACGAGCTGTGCAACATGGGGTTCCGTCGTTCAGGGGACTTTGTGTACAAGACGGACCCGCTGCGCAATTGCTGCCGGATGTACACGATCCGGACGAGCATGGCACAGCTGCATGCGTCGAAGGAGCTGCGCAGCTGCGTGAAGCGGTTTCTGCGGCACATcggggcgggcgcgggcgggcatggcgtggaggcgctggtggcggcAGAGCAGGCGAGCACGCGGTTCTGCACGCGGTTTGAGCCTGCGCGCTTCACGCAAGAGAAGTACGAGCTGTTTGTGCGGTACCAGCGTGCGGTGCACCACGACACGGGGACGATCGAGCCGCTGCAGTTCAACAAGTTTCTGTGCGAGTCGCCGTTCCCGGAGGACGTGGTGCTGGGCACGGCGGAGGAGTGGGCGGAGCTCAACGGCTGGCGGAGCGCGCGACCGGGCCAGCGCTTCCGGCGCGTGGGCCCGGTGCACGAGTGCTACTACTTCGACGGGAAGCTGATTGCGCTGGGCGTCTCTGACTTTCTGCCGAGCGGCGTGTCGTCGGTGTATTTCATCTGGGACCCGGACTACAGCAAGTGGTCGCTGGGTAAGCTgagcgcgctgcgcgagaTGGCCATTGTGGAGCGCATCgggcgcagctactactacCTGGGCTACTACATCGAGGACTGCCCGAAAATGAAGTACAAGGCCAAGTACGGcggcgagctgctggacgtgTGCAACAACCAGTACTTGCCGCTGCGCGTGCTCGAGCCCTTCATCGAGCACGGGCGGTTCTTCGTCCTGGACCGCGCTGAGCCTGACGCAGACTGCTCCGACGACGAGGCCGGCGATGACCCGCTCAGCGAGCTGCCGCTGGACGATCGCGCGCGCCTCGACCCAGCCGCGCCCCTGCGCGACGTCGTCGAGCGCATCTacggcgccagcggcggcgcctTCGCCGCTGCAAACCAGGCCGTCGAGGGCCTGGTCGACCTCGGCGTCGAGTACACCCCGCAGCTCGACGTCGGCCTCTTCCCGTCCGAGACCCCGGACCTACGTGACTGCCTCGCCGACGTCTACCAGCTGCCCAACGTCGTGCCCGGGCTCGTCCCTCTCTGGCAAATCCTCAAAATCCTCAAGAGCGGCGAAATCCGCCACATAAACACCAAATTGATGATCTACGACACCCGCCTTGGGCGTGTGCGTCTCGTCCGCGATTTCCACCAGGAAGCAAAGACGACTAAGCGAGTCATATGCAATGTCATCAGGCTCATCGGCCTTAAAAATACCGCAAATTCTCTAATTGTTATATAA
- the KAP122 gene encoding Kap122p (Syntenic homolog of Saccharomyces cerevisiae YGL016W (KAP122)) — protein MAHALLSVEDDAQGLINYFGALTYTVQLYRNSETETQQAALLEGNLVHFARLLGTYLAAPEKRFLQVLRKLMSNLARLFIKVNQKTAGSGDPTWKNPVHTILFLLHAYRQGDRSRWHLGDAQLSETVRASLHVEIPFEELIGFLDSSAELNRQMLLCVRVLAEDLTSEQSRRSPLHDVNALVRKHLYITAMAMINHTLEQSMLPENCLYAAAETVVFEAITAWIEYVSLVRTNSPDYMDLTDLFEHLIRLMCISCDGSFPFADTVIRILSSVLSHHPELMNVDLRVQLESIFLGVTRSDDQQVSRQSHEWMLLYMNHLVAAGAYDGLSDLATCVVGFLNLNCLDISSRLFTRAHNDTSQIQQYIKVLLQLTNFPAAPVLQEVYSVHMTTFWQDLCDSYYGLSADVLRPDGPAIAEDVFGQLVDIYLPKVSLINKLKIIDGTIGDAEQTRGSISKFEYFRNEVATLVAQSWMILGNSKLTNQLILKVCEQQRQSGSVDLFQVECMAFLLERLLEGVDLEETPQLCELIRESELMEYIMYLLNAGCKQHMHTEGLEKLKLQFVDTGSALLRNLLTYFKVNQDSLIHVVGNIFSCMAECSRFNSPDDTNDIEASLMQTFTALCNQCRHEMVPLFPSLLGIMEQMLSPASNTSKSVRRDMVRSVSFIIQAGSSQDPISLGKDINNMLDLFCATTDVADKKSTNALLTYILELGQGLEDCSGGGIDVAGHKVLEKHVQADLQQIHDKVLSVIYAGCKQHNGDTNLIQTSCLILGLNVQSKPPHLFRFTVPQILDFLFAQLALCNLGACLPHMIRLLERLLVHQLDAFSQEQFDHLLLSFFVQHYALIAEDPDLIHSMGTFFVTALQKKPAFVLRSAHMHSFVLPRFLDYIAAQESLTIRAAVRFWSLFLKNRYLPDDRAAVTACMSLIGPQLVSNTMRALFHVRRSEINSYTDILRALVASYPIQTKAWLSATMAKLDGRPEVHARFIESILVTRGSHAASRVVQTWWLACNGLPRMD, from the coding sequence ATGGCACACGCGCTGCTAAGCGTTGAGGACGACGCGCAGGGACTGATCAATTACTTTGGGGCGCTGACCTATACGGTGCAGCTGTACCGGAACTCGGAGACAGAGACGCAACAGGCAGCGCTGTTGGAAGGCAATCTGGTGCACTTTGCGCGGCTGCTGGGAACGTACCTGGCCGCGCCGGAGAAAAGGTTCCTGCAGGTACTGCGTAAGTTGATGTCGAACCTGGCGCGCCTGTTCATAAAGGTGAATCAGAAGACCGCCGGCAGCGGGGACCCGACGTGGAAGAACCCCGTGCACACCATTCTGTTTTTGCTGCACGCATACAGGCAAGGCGATCGCTCGCGGTGGCATTTGGGAGACGCGCAGTTGTCGGAGACGGTGCGGGCATCCCTACACGTGGAGATTCCATTCGAAGAATTGATCGGGTTCCTCGATAGCAGCGCAGAGCTGAATAGGCAGATGCTGCTGTGTGTGCGCGTTCTCGCGGAGGATCTGACGAGCGAGCAGTCCCGGCGCTCTCCGCTGCACGACGTCAACGCCCTGGTACGCAAGCATCTCTACATCACAGCCATGGCGATGATCAATCACACACTTGAGCAGAGCATGCTGCCCGAGAACTGCCTCtatgcagcagcagaaacGGTTGTCTTCGAAGCTATTACGGCCTGGATTGAATATGTCTCATTAGTTCGCACTAACTCGCCGGACTATATGGATCTCACTGATCTGTTCGAGCACCTAATAAGACTCATGTGCATCAGCTGCGATGGCAGTTTCCCGTTCGCAGACACAGTGATCAGAATACTGTCATCCGTGCTATCTCACCACCCCGAGTTGATGAACGTCGATCTACGTGTGCAGCTCGAGTCGATATTCTTGGGCGTCACACGGTCCGATGACCAGCAAGTATCCCGCCAGAGTCACGAGTGGATGTTGCTCTATATGAACCACCTCGTGGCCGCAGGCGCCTACGACGGCCTGAGTGACCTGGCCACGTGCGTTGTGGGTTTCCTGAACTTGAACTGTCTAGACATCTCCAGCAGGTTATTCACCCGCGCCCACAACGATACATCGCAAATTCAGCAGTACATAAAAGTCTTGCTTCAATTGACCAACTTCCCAGCCGCACCTGTGTTGCAGGAGGTGTACTCTGTTCATATGACCACTTTTTGGCAAGATCTTTGCGACTCCTACTATGGATTATCCGCTGACGTCTTACGTCCAGACGGCCCTGCAATTGCGGAGGACGTGTTCGGCCAGCTGGTAGACATATACTTGCCCAAGGTGAGCCTGATTAACAAATTAAAGATTATCGATGGAACTATTGGCGATGCGGAGCAAACACGCGGTAGTATCTCCAAATTCGAGTACTTCAGAAACGAAGTAGCCACCTTAGTAGCACAGTCCTGGATGATACTGGGTAACTCAAAGCTGACGAACCAGCTGATCCTAAAAGTATGCGAGCAACAGCGTCAATCAGGATCTGTAGACCTTTTCCAGGTCGAATGCATGGCCTTCTTGCTGGAGCGATTACTAGAAGGCGTAGACCTGGAGGAAACACCCCAGCTTTGCGAACTCATCCGAGAGTCGGAGCTCATGGAGTACATAATGTACTTGTTGAATGCCGGTTGCAAGCAGCATATGCATACAGAAGGGTTGGAGAAACTGAAGCTGCAGTTCGTTGACACGGGTAGCGCTTTGTTACGTAACTTACTAACTTACTTTAAGGTTAACCAAGATTCCCTTATTCATGTGGTGGGTAACATATTTAGCTGCATGGCAGAGTGCTCCCGTTTTAATTCCCCCGACGACACCAACGACATTGAAGCCTCGTTAATGCAGACGTTCACCGCTCTTTGCAATCAGTGCCGACATGAGATGGTACCGCTCTTCCCATCGCTGCTGGGTATAATGGAACAGATGCTATCCCCAGCCTCCAATACATCGAAATCTGTTCGCCGCGACATGGTTCGCTCGGTATCATTCATCATCCAGGCAGGCAGTAGCCAAGACCCTATTTCGCTCGGAAAGGATATCAACAACATGCTGGACCTGTTCTGTGCTACCACAGATGTCGCCGACAAGAAGAGCACCAACGCCCTGCTGACATACATTCTCGAGCTTGGCCAAGGCCTTGAGGACTGCTCCGGGGGCGGCATAGACGTTGCAGGGCACAAGGTTCTCGAGAAACATGTACAGGCAGACCTGCAGCAGATCCACGACAAGGTGCTCTCAGTTATCTATGCTGGCTGCAAGCAGCACAACGGCGACACCAACCTTATTCAGACAAGCTGTCTCATCCTCGGCCTGAACGTGCAGTCCAAGCCCCCACACCTTTTTCGCTTTACCGTCCCGCAGATTCTGGACTTCCTCTTCGCACAGCTGGCGCTTTGCAACCTCGGAGCCTGTCTGCCCCACATGATCCGCCTATTGGAGCGGCTGCTCGTCCACCAGCTAGACGCCTTCTCCCAGGAGCAGTTTGACCACCTGCTCTTGAGCTTCTTCGTTCAGCACTACGCGTTGATCGCTGAGGACCCCGATCTCATCCATAGCATGGGCACGTTCTTCGTCACCGCTCTGCAGAAGAAACCCGCCTTCGTCCTCCGCTCCGCCCACATGCATAGCTTCGTGTTGCCGCGCTTCCTCGACTACATCGCCGCCCAGGAGAGCCTCACCATCCGTGCAGCGGTCCGCTTCTGGTCGCTCTTCCTCAAGAACCGCTATCTGCCGGATGATCGCGCGGCGGTTACCGCTTGCATGTCCCTGATCGGCCCACAGCTCGTCTCCAATACAATGCGCGCGCTTTTCCACGTCCGCCGCTCCGAAATCAACTCCTATACCGACATTCTGCGCGCCCTTGTCGCCTCCTACCCGATTCAGACCAAGGCCTGGCTCTCTGCCACCATGGCCAAACTCGACGGTCGCCCGGAAGTCCATGCCCGCTTCATTGAGAGCATTCTCGTCACTCGGGGCTCCCACGCTGCGTCGCGCGTCGTCCAGACCTGGTGGCTCGCGTGCAACGGCCTCCCGCGCATGGACTGA